One segment of Triticum aestivum cultivar Chinese Spring chromosome 2A, IWGSC CS RefSeq v2.1, whole genome shotgun sequence DNA contains the following:
- the LOC123187851 gene encoding nitrate regulatory gene2 protein encodes MGCGQSKEDADGAVERCRERKNLLRAAVEARHALSGAHAGHAAALRNVGAALSDYASGEAHEGALRHSASAAAVLSSAGGSGAEAAALALPPPPPPPGPPEDAPSLVRSMSAPDLPLPPAIKKKPSGEAPIMEEEEEDEGEDARPPGPEDDGQLQPPPPPPPPPTQLPAPTRPPPSLPPDTRRKGDSWSEIIFGSPDGLTVPPPTLAPSAATAASWAAERAEAPAPPPPPPEPEEQPLRPPPAPPAAAEDVAKGKKPMVEAVARRAVTQKAARRPEGKKGRTVVMAAPEAARLGDILRDLDDHFLKASDSAHEVSKMLEAARMHYHSNFAETRGFVDHSARVMQVITWNRSFKGIPQPEQVKNELDDAEGETHATVLEKLLAWEKKLSHEVKEFEVIKMEYQQKLASLNKKKQRGVSSSSFERTKSAASHLHTRYVVDLQTMESTIAEINRLRDQQLYPKLLELVKGMGHMWDTMYKNHKAQFKIISELKSFDISVAARETSEQHNERTVQLWQVVQEWHAQYSKFMASQKEYVGNLYSWIKLNVIPIDTNLKSNSSQPVETTPPIKRLLHAWHDILAKLPDEDARKAIHTFSEVVHIILVHQDEEIKLRQRIQDTRKEHERKSRQFEDWAQKYMEKRAGIPPEAGNPDGTRADPLAERKAAMEKLENSLKELEEAYTKQCKVVREKSLSLLRTNLPELFRIVSEFSLQSAAMFKGLWSISNTNDQLDD; translated from the exons ATGGGGTGCGGGCAGTCCAAGGAGGACGCGGACGGCGCCGTGGAGCGGTGCCGGGAGCGGAAGAACCTGCTGCGGGCGGCCGTGGAGGCGCGGCACGCGCTCTCGGGGGCGCACGCGGGCCACGCGGCCGCGCTCCGGAACGTCGGCGCCGCGCTCTCCGACTACGCCAGCGGCGAGGCGCACGAGGGCGCGCTGCGCCACTCCGCCTCGGCCGCCGCGGTCCTGTCCTCCGCCGGGGGCTCCGGCGCCGAGGCGGCCGCGCTCGCGctcccgccgcccccgcccccgccgggcCCCCCCGAGGACGCCCCGTCGCTCGTCAGGTCCATGAGCGCGCCCGACCTGCCGCTCCCGCCGGCGATCAAGAAGAAGCCCTCCGGCGAGGCGCCcatcatggaggaggaggaggaggatgaaggtGAGGACGCGCGGCCTCCGGGGCCGGAGGACGATGGCCAGCTccagcccccgccaccgccgccaccgcctccgacGCAGCTGCCCGCGCCCACGCGTCCCCCGCCCTCCCTGCCGCCGGACACGAGGCGCAAGGGGGATTCCTGGAGCGAGATCATTTTCGGGTCCCCGGACGGCTTAACCGTCCCGCCACCCACTCTGGCACCCAGcgcagccaccgccgcctcgtGGGCAGCCGAGCGGGCGGaggcccccgcgccgccgccgcctccccccgaGCCAGAGGAACAGCCTCTGCGTCCACCGCCAGCGCCGCCCGCGGCCGCCGAGGACGTGGCCAAGGGCAAGAAGCCGATGGTCGAAGCCGTGGCGCGGAGGGCGGTGACACAGAAGGCCGCGAGGAGGCCGGAGGGCAAGAAAGGCAGGACGGTGGTGATGGCAGCGCCGGAGGCGGCGAGGCTCGGCGACATCCTTCGCGACCTCGACGATCATTTCCTCAAGGCATCGGACAGCGCACACGAGGTGTCCAAGATGCTGGAGGCGGCGCGGATGCACTACCACTCCAACTTCGCCGAAACGCGAG GATTTGTCGATCATTCTGCTAGAGTGATGCAAGTTATCACATGGAACCGCTCATTTAAAGGGATACCACAACCGGAACAGGTGAAGAATGAGTTAGACGACGCCGAAGGCGAAACACACGCCACCGTTCTCGAGAAGCTGCTTGCATGGGAGAAAAAACTATCCCATGAAGTGAAG GAGTTTGAGGTTATCAAAATGGAATATCAACAAAAGCTAGCTTCTCTGAACAAGAAGAAGCAGCGTGGGGTCAGTTCTTCATCATTTGAGAGGACTAAATCTGCTGCTAGTCACTTGCATACAAGATATGTTGTCGATTTGCAAACAATGGAGTCCACGATTGCAGAGATTAACCGGCTGAGAGATCAACAACTATACCCAAAACTTCTTGAGCTTGTGAAGGG GATGGGGCACATGTGGGACACAATGTACAAGAACCACAAAGCACAGTTCAAGATCATCTCCGAGCTCAAATCGTTCGATATCTCGGTTGCGGCACGGGAAACAAGCGAACAGCACAACGAAAGGACTGTGCAGCTATGGCAGGTCGTTCAGGAGTGGCACGCGCAGTACAGCAAGTTCATGGCGTCTCAGAAGGAGTACGTCGGAAACCTCTACAGCTGGATCAAGCTGAATGTGATCCCCATTGATACCAACCTGAAGTCCAACTCGTCGCAACCAGTCGAGACGACGCCTCCCATCAAGAGGCTTCTCCATGCTTGGCACGATATCCTCGCGAAGCTCCCCGACGAGGATGCTAGGAAGGCCATACACACATTTTCGGAGGTGGTGCACATAATCCTGGTGCACCAGGACGAGGAAATAAAGCTGAGGCAAAGGATTCAGGACACAAGGAAGGAGCATGAGAGGAAGAGCAGACAGTTCGAGGATTGGGCTCAGAAGTACATGGAGAAGAGAGCAGGGATTCCTCCCGAGGCCGGCAATCCCGACGGGACACGCGCCGACCCGCTCGCGGAGCGGAAGgcagccatggagaagctggaGAATTCGCTGAAAGAACTGGAGGAGGCATACACGAAGCAATGCAAGGTggtgagggagaaatccctgagcCTCCTACGGACAAACCTGCCCGAGCTGTTCCGCATCgtgtcggaattctccctccagTCGGCGGCCATGTTCAAGGGTCTGTGGTCGATCTCGAACACGAATGACCAGCTGGATGATTGA